One genomic region from Pseudomonas sp. R5-89-07 encodes:
- a CDS encoding LrgB family protein has product MMFDWQGAWTAVIHHPLFGIGITLGAYQLVLAAFEKTRWIFLQPVLVSMLLVIGVLLGCGLSYAEYRKSTEIMGILLGPATVALAVPLYLNLRRIRQLFWPIFTTLVIGGVLATGLCVLLGWWFGAEHRVLMTMAPKSVTSPIAMLVAEQIGGVAALAAVFVLITGVVGAMVGPALLSRLGVYSPEARGMALGMTAHAVGTSVALQESEECGAFAALAMSLMGVATAVFLPLAVSVIV; this is encoded by the coding sequence ATGATGTTCGACTGGCAGGGCGCCTGGACGGCGGTCATTCATCACCCGTTGTTCGGTATTGGCATCACCCTGGGCGCTTATCAACTGGTGCTGGCGGCGTTCGAGAAAACCCGCTGGATCTTTCTGCAGCCGGTGCTGGTCTCCATGTTGCTGGTGATTGGTGTGTTGCTCGGCTGCGGCCTGAGCTACGCCGAATACCGCAAGAGCACCGAGATCATGGGCATTCTGCTGGGGCCTGCGACGGTAGCGTTGGCGGTGCCGCTTTATCTGAACCTGCGACGGATTCGCCAATTGTTCTGGCCGATTTTTACTACGCTGGTAATAGGTGGGGTGCTGGCGACCGGCCTGTGCGTGCTGTTGGGCTGGTGGTTCGGCGCCGAGCACCGGGTGCTGATGACCATGGCGCCCAAGTCGGTGACCTCGCCGATTGCCATGCTGGTGGCCGAGCAGATTGGTGGCGTGGCGGCATTGGCGGCGGTGTTCGTGTTGATCACCGGGGTGGTCGGCGCGATGGTCGGCCCGGCGCTGTTGTCGCGCCTGGGCGTCTACAGCCCTGAGGCGCGCGGCATGGCCTTGGGCATGACCGCCCACGCCGTCGGCACCTCGGTGGCCCTGCAGGAAAGCGAGGAGTGCGGCGCCTTTGCGGCGCTGGCGATGAGTTTGATGGGCGTGGCCACGGCGGTATTCCTGCCGCTGGCCGTGTCGGTGATCGTTTAA
- a CDS encoding CidA/LrgA family protein — translation MLLRGLTWLVLFQLMGTAINHLLLPVLPGPIIGLLLMLGFLIWRGEVSEPLSLAASSLLRYLPLLLVPPAVGVMVYVKDIVADFWAIVGALVLSLVIAMAVVGVLMQQMVKRKETDQ, via the coding sequence ATGCTGTTACGTGGCCTGACCTGGCTGGTGCTGTTTCAATTGATGGGCACCGCGATCAACCATTTGCTGTTGCCGGTATTGCCGGGGCCGATCATCGGCCTGTTGCTGATGCTTGGCTTTTTGATCTGGCGCGGTGAAGTCAGCGAGCCGCTGAGCCTGGCGGCCAGCAGCCTGTTGCGTTATTTGCCGTTACTGCTGGTACCGCCAGCGGTGGGCGTGATGGTGTATGTCAAAGACATCGTTGCAGACTTCTGGGCCATCGTTGGCGCACTGGTGCTGTCGCTGGTGATCGCCATGGCCGTTGTGGGCGTGCTGATGCAACAGATGGTCAAGCGCAAGGAGACGGACCAATGA
- a CDS encoding MaoC family dehydratase: MPYVPVAQLKEYVGKELGRSDWLTIDQARINLFAEATGDHQFIHVDPVKAAQTPFGSTIAHGFLSLSLMPKLMEDILIMPEGLKMAVNYGLDSVRFIQPVKVGSKVRLNVTLTDVNEKKPGQWLFKATATLEIEGQEKPAYIAESLSLCFV; encoded by the coding sequence ATGCCCTATGTACCCGTAGCGCAGCTCAAAGAGTATGTCGGCAAGGAACTCGGACGTTCCGACTGGCTCACCATCGACCAGGCGCGTATCAACCTGTTTGCGGAGGCCACCGGCGATCATCAGTTCATCCACGTCGACCCGGTCAAGGCGGCGCAAACCCCGTTCGGCAGCACCATCGCCCATGGGTTTTTGTCGCTGTCGCTGATGCCCAAGCTGATGGAAGACATCCTGATCATGCCCGAAGGCCTGAAGATGGCAGTCAATTACGGCCTGGACAGCGTGCGTTTTATCCAGCCGGTGAAGGTCGGTTCCAAGGTGCGCCTGAACGTCACCCTCACCGACGTCAACGAGAAAAAACCCGGCCAGTGGCTGTTCAAGGCCACCGCCACCCTGGAAATCGAAGGCCAGGAGAAACCTGCCTACATTGCCGAATCGCTGTCACTCTGCTTCGTGTAG
- a CDS encoding C13 family peptidase translates to MRPLAPLALALLLTACGDGESLLPPDARLPDGGRYRGDVVNGLLQGQGRVDYPNGSWYAGEFDKGQWHGQGEWHGSNGEVYKGEFKQGLFDGQGSLTTAGSSYVGGFKNGRRNGEGTLKEGQMTYRGEFKDDQYSGLGRLELADGSQYQGQFAHGKPNGEGQRNDDSGNQFSGHFVDGQLEGNGTFNSADGDIYVGQFKQNQLNGKGRYENADGDVWIGQFKEGALSGKGELIGVDGSHYVGQFSDWRFSGEGRLNLTDGSFYIGGFDSDSYQGRGTLVLTDGTVQAGTWVNGMRVRDAEGKLLPDPLEIGVLAQGRLLADALAAVPASTPAVELYTLALAGDGKQSVFLREADYVSNMLATRFGAYGQIRLVNHRDHIADRPMATRENLRRAVQTLAERSGPEDLVFIYMTSHGTHEHELVLDQPRMELADLPADELAAVLAPLKNRDKIIVISACYSGGFIPALKDEHTLIMTASRADRVSFGCSEEADFTYFGDALFAQAFNQTDDLQHAFKLAQLHVAEREQADNFEASEPQIWAPKGVIAHWQLLRKQQARKALESVSMNSKEAKGN, encoded by the coding sequence ATGCGCCCACTCGCTCCCCTTGCCCTTGCCCTGTTGCTCACCGCTTGCGGAGACGGCGAATCGCTGTTGCCGCCCGATGCGCGCCTGCCCGATGGCGGCCGCTACCGGGGCGATGTGGTCAACGGCTTGCTGCAAGGCCAGGGCCGCGTCGACTACCCCAACGGCAGCTGGTACGCCGGCGAGTTCGATAAGGGTCAGTGGCACGGCCAGGGCGAATGGCACGGCAGCAACGGCGAAGTCTACAAAGGCGAGTTCAAGCAAGGCCTGTTTGACGGCCAGGGCAGCCTGACCACCGCGGGCAGCAGCTACGTGGGCGGTTTCAAGAACGGTCGACGCAACGGCGAAGGCACCCTCAAAGAGGGCCAGATGACCTATCGCGGCGAATTCAAGGACGACCAGTATTCCGGCCTCGGGCGCCTGGAGCTGGCCGATGGCAGCCAATACCAGGGCCAATTCGCCCACGGCAAACCCAACGGCGAAGGCCAGCGCAACGACGACAGCGGCAACCAGTTCAGCGGCCACTTTGTCGATGGCCAGCTGGAAGGCAACGGTACCTTCAACAGCGCGGACGGCGATATCTACGTCGGGCAGTTCAAACAGAACCAGCTCAACGGCAAGGGTCGCTATGAAAATGCCGACGGCGACGTCTGGATCGGCCAGTTCAAGGAAGGCGCCCTGAGCGGCAAAGGCGAATTGATCGGCGTTGATGGCAGCCACTACGTGGGCCAGTTCAGTGACTGGCGCTTCAGCGGCGAAGGTCGCCTGAACCTTACCGACGGCAGCTTCTATATCGGCGGCTTCGACAGCGACAGCTATCAGGGCCGTGGCACGCTGGTACTCACCGACGGCACCGTGCAGGCCGGCACCTGGGTCAACGGCATGCGCGTGCGCGATGCCGAGGGCAAGCTGCTGCCCGACCCACTGGAGATTGGCGTACTGGCCCAGGGCCGCTTACTCGCTGACGCCCTCGCCGCCGTGCCGGCGTCCACGCCTGCCGTCGAGCTGTACACCCTGGCCTTGGCCGGCGACGGCAAGCAAAGCGTGTTCCTGCGCGAAGCCGACTACGTCAGCAACATGCTCGCCACCCGCTTCGGTGCGTATGGGCAGATCCGTCTGGTCAACCACCGTGACCATATCGCCGACCGCCCCATGGCCACCCGCGAAAACCTGCGCCGTGCCGTGCAGACCCTGGCCGAACGCAGCGGGCCGGAAGACCTGGTGTTTATCTATATGACCAGCCACGGCACCCATGAACACGAACTGGTGCTCGACCAGCCACGCATGGAACTGGCCGACCTGCCGGCCGATGAGTTGGCCGCCGTGCTCGCGCCACTGAAAAACCGCGACAAGATCATCGTGATTTCCGCCTGTTATTCCGGCGGGTTCATCCCGGCCTTGAAGGACGAACACACGCTGATCATGACCGCCTCGCGCGCCGATCGCGTGTCGTTCGGCTGCTCGGAGGAGGCAGACTTCACTTACTTCGGTGATGCCCTTTTCGCACAGGCCTTCAACCAAACGGACGATTTGCAGCACGCGTTCAAACTGGCACAACTGCACGTGGCCGAACGCGAACAGGCGGACAATTTCGAAGCCTCCGAGCCGCAGATCTGGGCCCCCAAGGGCGTGATCGCCCACTGGCAATTATTACGTAAACAGCAGGCACGAAAGGCGCTCGAAAGCGTCTCAATGAATAGCAAGGAAGCCAAAGGCAACTAA
- a CDS encoding oxidoreductase gives MYLTPQHILLAGASGLTGEHLLDRLLNEPTVTRVLAPSRKPLAEHPHLENPVGDPAVFLPQLSGQVDIAFCCLGTTIKKAGSEAAFRAVDLDMVVAFAKRAREMGARHLIVISAIGADPKSSVFYNRVKGEMEQALRAQDWPQLTIVRPSLLLGERLEPRLAEKLAGPLSRLIPGKYHGIEVCELARAMWRLALEEQDGVRVVESDELRKLGK, from the coding sequence ATGTACCTGACACCGCAGCATATCTTGCTGGCCGGCGCCTCCGGCCTCACCGGCGAACACTTGCTGGACCGCCTGCTCAACGAACCTACCGTAACCCGCGTGCTGGCGCCCAGCCGCAAACCACTGGCTGAACACCCGCACCTGGAAAACCCGGTGGGCGACCCCGCCGTATTCCTGCCACAACTGAGCGGCCAGGTGGATATCGCCTTTTGCTGCCTGGGCACCACGATCAAAAAGGCCGGCTCGGAAGCGGCGTTCCGTGCCGTCGACCTGGATATGGTGGTGGCCTTCGCCAAGCGCGCACGGGAGATGGGCGCGCGGCACCTGATCGTGATCAGTGCGATTGGTGCCGACCCGAAATCCTCGGTGTTCTACAACCGGGTCAAGGGGGAGATGGAACAGGCGCTCAGGGCACAAGACTGGCCGCAACTGACCATCGTGCGGCCCTCGCTGCTGCTGGGCGAACGACTGGAACCGCGCCTGGCTGAAAAACTGGCGGGGCCGCTGTCACGCCTGATTCCCGGCAAGTACCACGGTATCGAAGTGTGCGAACTGGCCCGCGCGATGTGGCGCCTGGCGCTGGAAGAGCAGGATGGGGTGCGGGTGGTGGAGTCGGATGAGCTGCGCAAGCTCGGTAAATAA
- a CDS encoding YceK/YidQ family lipoprotein, which produces MNKALLMVLALQLTGCATARTLDAAQPGAPVVYAGTRLDLYAINGGCCAKDRFGAEAPTYPHVDLPASALLDTLLLPLSLLTVLGVGFNATGGL; this is translated from the coding sequence ATGAATAAGGCGTTGCTGATGGTGCTGGCGCTGCAATTGACCGGCTGCGCCACCGCTCGCACGCTGGATGCTGCGCAACCTGGCGCGCCAGTGGTGTATGCCGGCACGCGCCTGGATTTATATGCAATCAACGGCGGCTGTTGTGCCAAGGACCGTTTTGGCGCCGAGGCCCCGACTTATCCCCATGTGGACCTGCCAGCCAGCGCGCTGCTCGATACCTTGCTGTTGCCGCTGTCGCTGTTGACGGTGCTGGGGGTTGGCTTCAACGCTACCGGTGGGCTGTAA
- the ubiX gene encoding flavin prenyltransferase UbiX, with protein MSGPERVTLAMTGASGAPYGLRLLDCLVREDREVHFLISKAAQLVLATETDVALPAKVQMMQAFLTEYTGAAAGQIKVYGKEDWMSPVASGSGAPAAMVVVPCSTGTLSAIATGACNNLIERAADVTLKERRQLILVPREAPYSSIHLEHMLKLSNMGVTILPASPGFYHQPQTIDDLVDFVVARILNLLNIPQDMLPRWGEHHLSSDE; from the coding sequence ATGAGCGGCCCGGAACGCGTCACCCTGGCGATGACCGGCGCATCCGGTGCGCCGTATGGCCTGCGCCTGCTCGATTGCCTGGTGCGTGAAGACCGTGAGGTGCATTTCCTGATCTCCAAGGCGGCGCAGTTGGTGCTGGCGACGGAGACCGATGTGGCATTACCTGCCAAGGTGCAGATGATGCAGGCCTTCCTCACCGAATACACCGGCGCGGCGGCGGGGCAGATCAAGGTGTATGGCAAGGAGGACTGGATGTCGCCGGTCGCGTCCGGCTCCGGCGCGCCGGCTGCGATGGTGGTGGTGCCATGCTCCACCGGCACCCTGTCGGCGATTGCCACGGGCGCCTGTAACAATCTGATCGAGCGTGCGGCGGACGTGACCCTGAAGGAGCGCCGCCAGTTGATTCTGGTGCCGCGTGAAGCGCCGTATTCGAGCATCCACCTGGAGCACATGCTCAAGTTGTCGAACATGGGCGTGACCATTCTGCCCGCATCGCCCGGCTTCTATCACCAGCCGCAGACCATCGATGACCTGGTGGATTTCGTGGTGGCTCGGATTCTCAACCTGCTGAATATCCCGCAAGACATGCTGCCGCGCTGGGGCGAGCATCATTTGAGCAGCGATGAATAA
- the mpl gene encoding UDP-N-acetylmuramate:L-alanyl-gamma-D-glutamyl-meso-diaminopimelate ligase yields MHIHILGICGTFMGSMAVLAKELGHHVTGSDANVYPPMSTQLQAQGIELTQGYDPAQFDPVPDLVVIGNAMSRGNPAVEYVLNKGLPYVSGPQWLADHVLQGRWVLAVAGTHGKTTTSSMLAWVLEHAGMSPGFLIGGVPQNFSVSARLGDTPFFVIEADEYDSAFFDKRSKFVHYRPRTAILNNLEFDHADIFPDLPAIERQFHHLVRTIPSEGLVIHPTTEPALQRVIDMGCWTPVQTTGAGGQWQVKLLRDDGSRFEVLFEGEAQGVVEWDMTGQHNVANALVTLAAARHVGVAPALGIAALSAFKSVKRRMEKVADVNGITIYDDFAHHPTAIATTLDGLRKRVGEAQIIAVVEPRSNSMKLGAHRDGLPESVNDADQAVWYAPANLGWDLPAIAAQCTVPSTVCDSLEGIIEHVKHLAKPGTHVVIMSNGGFGGLHGKLAEALK; encoded by the coding sequence ATGCACATTCATATTCTTGGTATCTGCGGCACGTTCATGGGCTCGATGGCGGTGCTTGCCAAAGAGCTGGGCCATCACGTTACTGGCTCCGATGCCAATGTGTATCCGCCCATGAGTACCCAGCTTCAAGCGCAGGGCATCGAGCTGACGCAAGGCTATGACCCGGCGCAATTCGACCCGGTGCCCGACCTGGTCGTCATTGGCAACGCCATGTCCCGGGGTAACCCTGCGGTCGAATATGTCCTTAATAAAGGCTTGCCGTATGTTTCCGGCCCGCAGTGGCTGGCCGATCACGTGCTGCAAGGGCGCTGGGTGCTCGCCGTTGCCGGCACCCACGGCAAAACCACCACCAGCAGTATGTTGGCCTGGGTGCTGGAACATGCGGGCATGAGCCCCGGCTTCCTGATTGGCGGCGTGCCGCAAAACTTCTCGGTGTCGGCGCGCCTGGGCGATACGCCGTTCTTCGTGATCGAGGCCGACGAGTACGACAGCGCGTTCTTCGACAAGCGTTCCAAGTTCGTCCACTACCGTCCGCGCACCGCGATCCTGAATAACCTTGAGTTCGATCATGCCGACATCTTCCCCGATCTGCCGGCCATCGAGCGGCAGTTCCATCACTTGGTGCGCACCATCCCGAGTGAAGGCCTGGTGATCCACCCGACCACCGAACCGGCGTTGCAGCGTGTGATCGACATGGGCTGCTGGACCCCGGTGCAAACCACCGGCGCGGGCGGGCAGTGGCAGGTCAAATTGCTGCGTGACGACGGCTCCCGGTTTGAAGTGCTGTTCGAAGGCGAGGCGCAGGGCGTCGTCGAGTGGGACATGACCGGCCAGCATAACGTCGCCAACGCCTTGGTCACCCTGGCGGCTGCGCGGCATGTGGGCGTAGCGCCGGCCCTGGGCATTGCGGCCTTGAGCGCATTCAAAAGCGTGAAGCGCCGCATGGAGAAGGTGGCCGACGTGAATGGGATCACCATCTACGACGACTTTGCCCACCATCCTACGGCCATCGCCACCACCCTGGACGGCCTGCGCAAGCGCGTCGGTGAGGCGCAGATCATTGCCGTCGTCGAGCCGCGCTCCAATTCGATGAAGCTGGGTGCGCACCGTGATGGCCTGCCGGAAAGCGTCAATGACGCCGACCAGGCCGTCTGGTATGCACCGGCCAACCTTGGCTGGGACCTGCCGGCAATCGCCGCGCAGTGCACGGTGCCTTCGACCGTGTGTGACTCTCTGGAGGGCATCATCGAGCACGTCAAGCACCTGGCCAAGCCGGGTACCCACGTTGTGATCATGAGCAACGGCGGCTTCGGCGGCCTGCACGGTAAGCTGGCCGAGGCGCTCAAATGA
- a CDS encoding sigma-54-dependent Fis family transcriptional regulator, translating to MHNDQFSRHAQQVLTVARGHDLAQGPASDPSIARSWLRCLEDYHLDPAQTIAPTVLEQGRLLESRERLQQVLHIAGNEMNSLHQQLSGAGHAVLLTDARGVILNCVTAPSERKIFERAGLWLGADWSEAREGTNGIGTCLVERQSVTIHRDEHFRGRHTGLTCSASPVFDPHGELLAVLDVSSAREAVSRQSQFHTMALVNLSAKMIESCYFLRHFEHHWLLRFHLQAESVGLFSEGLLAFDGEGRICAANQSALNLLGHARSGLLGQPVEAFFDCSLDQLLSRASANATASWPLRTRSGRSLFAALRGQPRRLPTPITRPEKPPLAGICLGDPALQDDMRKALRVFERDVPLLINGETGCGKEAFAKAVHQASQRSGKAFVALNCAAIPENLIESELFGYRGGSFTGALKEGMRGKLQQADGGTLFLDEIGDMPVALQTRLLRVLEDRLVVPIGGEPQAVNVRIISATHRNLLERVQDGSFREDLYYRLNGLEIALPALRERSDKSQLLDFLLAQEAGERSVGLKPAARDVLLGYAWPGNIRQMRTVLRTLVALCDTSLIELEDVPASIRQVRSASSEPALSHSPLDDAERSALLATLEQQRWHMSHTAQQLGVSRNTLYRKLRKYDISRSSLAQR from the coding sequence ATGCACAACGATCAGTTCAGCCGCCATGCCCAGCAAGTCTTGACCGTCGCCCGTGGGCATGACCTCGCCCAAGGCCCCGCCAGCGATCCGTCGATTGCTCGCTCCTGGCTGCGCTGCCTGGAGGACTACCACCTCGACCCCGCGCAGACCATCGCCCCCACCGTGCTTGAACAGGGCCGCCTGCTGGAAAGCCGCGAACGCCTCCAGCAAGTGCTGCACATTGCCGGCAACGAGATGAACAGCCTGCATCAGCAGCTCTCGGGGGCTGGCCATGCGGTGCTGCTCACCGACGCGCGCGGGGTGATCCTCAATTGCGTCACCGCGCCGTCCGAGCGCAAGATTTTCGAGCGCGCCGGGTTGTGGCTGGGCGCGGATTGGAGCGAGGCCCGCGAGGGCACCAACGGCATCGGCACGTGCCTGGTGGAGCGCCAGTCCGTGACGATTCACCGTGACGAACATTTTCGCGGCCGACACACCGGGCTGACCTGTTCGGCGAGCCCGGTGTTCGACCCTCATGGTGAACTGCTGGCGGTGCTGGACGTGTCGTCGGCGCGCGAAGCCGTGTCGCGCCAGAGCCAGTTCCATACCATGGCGCTGGTCAATCTGTCGGCCAAGATGATTGAAAGCTGCTATTTCCTGCGCCACTTTGAACACCACTGGCTGCTGCGCTTTCACCTGCAGGCCGAGTCGGTGGGCCTGTTCAGCGAAGGCCTGCTGGCGTTCGACGGGGAAGGGCGCATCTGCGCGGCCAACCAGAGCGCGCTGAACCTGCTCGGGCACGCGCGTAGCGGTTTGCTGGGGCAGCCGGTGGAAGCCTTTTTCGATTGCTCGCTGGACCAATTGTTGAGCCGCGCCAGCGCCAATGCGACAGCCAGTTGGCCATTGCGTACCCGTAGCGGGCGGAGTTTGTTTGCTGCCTTGCGAGGCCAGCCGCGCCGTTTGCCGACCCCGATTACGAGGCCTGAGAAGCCACCGCTTGCAGGTATCTGCCTGGGCGACCCGGCGCTGCAGGACGACATGCGCAAGGCGCTGCGGGTGTTCGAGCGCGATGTGCCGCTGCTGATCAACGGTGAAACCGGCTGCGGGAAAGAGGCGTTCGCCAAGGCCGTGCATCAGGCCAGCCAGCGTTCCGGCAAGGCCTTCGTTGCACTCAACTGCGCGGCCATTCCGGAAAACCTGATCGAAAGCGAGCTGTTTGGCTATCGCGGCGGCAGTTTCACCGGAGCCCTCAAGGAAGGCATGCGCGGCAAGCTGCAGCAGGCCGATGGCGGGACGCTGTTTCTGGATGAAATCGGCGACATGCCCGTGGCGCTGCAAACCCGTTTGTTGAGAGTGCTGGAAGACCGCCTGGTGGTGCCCATCGGCGGTGAGCCCCAGGCGGTGAACGTGCGAATTATCAGCGCCACGCACCGAAATCTGCTGGAGCGTGTGCAGGACGGCAGCTTTCGCGAGGATTTGTATTACCGCCTGAACGGCTTGGAAATCGCCCTGCCGGCGTTGCGCGAGCGCAGCGACAAGTCGCAACTGCTGGATTTTCTGCTGGCCCAGGAAGCGGGTGAGCGGTCGGTCGGATTGAAGCCTGCGGCGCGGGACGTTTTGTTGGGCTACGCCTGGCCGGGCAATATCCGACAGATGCGTACGGTATTGCGCACGCTGGTCGCGCTGTGCGACACCAGCCTGATCGAGCTTGAGGATGTGCCCGCGAGCATCCGTCAGGTTCGTTCGGCGAGTTCCGAGCCGGCCCTTTCACACTCGCCCCTGGACGATGCCGAACGCTCGGCGTTGCTGGCGACGCTTGAGCAGCAACGCTGGCACATGAGCCATACGGCGCAGCAGTTAGGGGTGAGCCGTAACACGCTGTATCGAAAACTGCGAAAGTATGACATTTCACGCAGCTCGCTCGCTCAGCGGTAA
- a CDS encoding aldehyde dehydrogenase family protein, with amino-acid sequence MRYAHPGTEGAVVSFKAKYGNYIGGEFVAPVDGNYFTNTSPVNGKPIAEFPRSTAKDIDKALDAAHAAADAWGKTSAQDRSLVLLKIADRIEQNLELLAITETWDNGKAVRETLNADIPLAADHFRYFAGCIRAQEGSSAEINEHTAAYHFHEPLGVVGQIIPWNFPLLMAAWKLAPALAAGNCVVLKPAEQTPLGINVLMELIGDLLPPGVLNVVHGFGKEAGEALATSKRIAKIAFTGSTPVGSHIMHAAAENIIPSTVELGGKSPNIFFADIMKAEPQFIEKAAEGLVLAFFNQGEVCTCPSRALVEESIYDDFMKVVMKKIESIKRGDPLDTDTMVGAQASEQQFDKILSYLEIAKGEGAQLLTGGKVEKLSGDLATGYYIQPTLLKGTNDMRVFQEEIFGPVVSITTFKDEAEALAIANDTEFGLGAGLWTRDINRAYRMGRAIKAGRVWTNCYHLYPAHAAFGGYKKSGVGRETHKMMLDHYQQTKNLLVSYDINPLGFF; translated from the coding sequence ATGCGTTATGCACACCCCGGTACTGAAGGCGCTGTCGTTTCGTTCAAGGCCAAGTATGGCAACTACATCGGTGGCGAATTTGTTGCGCCGGTCGATGGCAATTACTTCACCAATACCTCGCCGGTCAACGGCAAGCCCATCGCCGAATTCCCGCGCTCCACTGCCAAAGACATCGACAAGGCGCTGGACGCCGCCCACGCTGCCGCTGACGCCTGGGGCAAGACTTCGGCCCAGGACCGCTCGCTGGTATTGCTGAAAATCGCCGACCGCATCGAACAGAACCTCGAACTGCTGGCCATCACCGAAACCTGGGACAACGGCAAGGCCGTGCGTGAAACCCTCAACGCCGACATCCCGCTGGCCGCCGACCACTTCCGCTACTTCGCTGGCTGCATCCGTGCCCAGGAAGGCAGCAGCGCCGAAATCAACGAACACACCGCCGCCTATCACTTCCACGAACCGCTGGGCGTGGTCGGCCAAATCATCCCGTGGAACTTCCCCCTGCTGATGGCGGCGTGGAAACTCGCCCCGGCCCTGGCCGCGGGTAACTGCGTGGTGCTCAAGCCGGCCGAGCAAACGCCGCTGGGGATCAACGTGCTGATGGAACTGATCGGCGACCTGCTGCCGCCCGGCGTGCTCAACGTGGTGCACGGCTTCGGCAAGGAAGCTGGCGAAGCCCTGGCCACCAGCAAGCGCATCGCCAAGATCGCCTTCACCGGCTCTACCCCGGTGGGCTCGCACATCATGCATGCGGCGGCCGAGAACATCATTCCGTCCACCGTTGAGCTGGGGGGCAAGTCGCCGAACATTTTCTTCGCCGACATCATGAAAGCCGAACCGCAATTCATCGAGAAAGCCGCCGAAGGCCTGGTGCTGGCGTTCTTCAACCAGGGCGAGGTGTGCACCTGCCCATCGCGCGCGCTGGTGGAAGAGTCGATCTACGACGACTTCATGAAAGTGGTGATGAAGAAGATCGAGTCGATCAAGCGTGGCGACCCGCTGGACACCGACACCATGGTCGGCGCCCAGGCGTCTGAGCAGCAGTTCGACAAGATCCTCTCCTACCTGGAAATCGCCAAGGGCGAAGGCGCGCAGTTGCTCACCGGCGGCAAGGTCGAGAAACTCAGCGGCGACCTGGCCACCGGCTATTACATCCAGCCGACCCTGCTCAAGGGCACCAACGACATGCGCGTGTTCCAGGAAGAAATCTTCGGCCCGGTGGTAAGCATCACCACCTTCAAGGACGAAGCCGAAGCCCTGGCGATTGCCAACGACACCGAGTTCGGCCTGGGCGCCGGCCTGTGGACCCGCGACATCAACCGCGCCTACCGCATGGGCCGCGCGATCAAGGCGGGCCGCGTGTGGACCAACTGCTACCACCTGTACCCGGCGCATGCCGCGTTTGGCGGTTACAAGAAGTCCGGTGTGGGCCGTGAGACGCACAAGATGATGTTGGACCATTACCAGCAAACCAAGAACTTGCTGGTGAGCTACGACATTAATCCGCTGGGCTTTTTCTAA